The nucleotide sequence CATCGGGTGCTCCTCGCTTGTTCGGTTGTTGCGCAGAACAAGATCAAGCTCAAACTCGCCGCCGCGCATTCTGGCGATCGGCGTGACCGTCTGGTGCGGTTCATCTCCTGTAAAGGCCAGAATATCCGCCTCAGGGTTGGAGTACGTTTTCCACGTATTCAGCACGTGCTCTGCTGCCTCTACAAGTGCCGCTTTGTCCGCCGAACGCAGACGCAGCACAGACATTGGCCACTTTACTCTTGCGAACGACACATCAGGAAAATAAGGAATTTCAAATACTGCTTCATCCGGTGCCTCCGCCATCGCAAATGAGTAGCGCCCTGCCTGATAGTGGTCGTGCGAGAGAATGGAGCCGCCGACAATCGGCAGATCTGCGTTTGAACCGATGAAATAGTGCGGGAACTGCTCAACGAACGCAATCAGCCTCCTGAAGGCGTCCCCGTTGATTTTCATGTCCCTGTGCTCTCCTGATAAAACAATGGAATGTTCGTTGTAATAAATGTACGGAGAGTACTGGAAATACCACTTCTCGCTTTCAAGCGACAGTTCGATAATCCGGTGATTGGCGCGTGCAGGATGGCCGATGCGCCCCGCGTACCCTTCATTTTCTGCGCAAAGGAGACATTTCGGATAGGCTGCATCGTTTTTGACAGCCCGCTCTCTTGCAATGTCGCGCGGATCTTTTTCCGGTTTGGAGAGATTGATGGTGATATCAATCTCCCCGTACTCAGTAGGGGTTTTGTAATGGATGTTTTTCGCAATCCGCTTTGTCTGGATGTAGTTGCTGTTCTGACTGAATTTATAAAAGTAATCGGTCGCAATTTCAGGCGACAGGCTGTAGTATTCTTCGAATGTCTGCTGAATGTGGGAAGGTTTGTCTAAAAAGACATTCATCAGACCTGCAGACAATTTTTCTTTTTCATCAAAGGTTCCTTCAATCACTCCGCGGCGTGCTGCGTCTTCAACCAGAACGTCCAAGAGATCCGGAACTGTCAGAAGAGTTTCAGGCAGACCGCATTCTTCATAGGCATCAATCCCAAGCAGACCGATCAGCTGATTCCGTGCGTAAACGCGGTCTCTGTCTGTGATGAATTTTTTCTGGATGGCTTGCTCTGTTAATTGATTGACGAATGAAGACATGTTCATCTGGAATCCTCTCCATATCCGTGTGGTTTTGTTTGATGCCAGTTCCACGCATCCTGCAAAATCGTTTTGATGTTTGTCCGCGCCGGCTCCCAGCCGAGAATGGCTTTTGCTTTTTCGGATGAAGCGACGAGCGTGCTCGGGTCGCCTGCTCTGCGGGGTGCGGCAGCAGCAGGAATCGGATGGCCCGTCACTTCGCGCGCCTCCCGAATCATCTCGCTCACTGAGAAGCCGCGGCTGCTGCCGAGGTTGATAATGGTGCTCTCACCTTGTCTGCTCAAATAGTTCAGGGCAAGAAGGTGTGCATCAATCAGGTCTTCGACATGAACGTAATCGCGGATGCAAGTGCCGTCAGGCGTTGGATAATCATCGCCGTAGATCGAGATATGCTCTCTTTGTCCGAGCGCCACCTGCAGGATGATTGGCACAAGGTGTGTTTCAGGTGTGTGATCCTCGCCGATTTCAGCATCTGCACGCGCGCCAGCCACATTGAAATAGCGGAGTGATACATAGCGGATGCCGTATGCCTCTTCGCACCAGCGCATCATTTTCTCCATCATCAGCTTGGATTCGCCGTACGGGTTGGTCGGGTTTGCCGGTTCGTTTTCGGTAATCGGAACGGTCTCCGGTTCCCCGTAAACAGCTGCCGTAGATGAAAAGACGATCTCTTTCACACCGTGCTTTTGCATCACTTCAAGCAGGACCTGCAGCCCGTATACGTTGTTGCGGAAATACTCCAGCGGCTTTTCCACTGATTCGCCCACTAAACTGCTTGCAGCAAAATGCAGCACCTGGGTGATGGCCTCTTTTTCAAAGACGCTGTTTAAAAAGGCTTCGTCTCTTAAGTCCCCTTCGTAAAAGCGTGCTTCAGGGTGAACGGCTTTTCTGTGTCCGGTCTGCAGGTTGTCGACAACAACCGTGTCAATCCCCCGGTCAATGAGTTGATAGACGGCATGGGAGCCGATGTAGCCGGCCCCGCCAAGAACTAATACGCTCATATGTGAACCCCCAATTCGATTTCGCATGCTCCGTCCCCGATGCTTGCGATGTAAAAGGACGCTTCGTGCCCGATTTCATTGAGATATACGCTGCCGACTTCTCTTAAGAAGTCTTCAGCAGCCGTTTTTTCAACGATCGCAATGGCGCAGCCGCCGAAGCCTGCTCCCGTCATCCGCGCCCCGATGACGCCGTTTTGTTTCCAGGCAGCTTCTACTAATGCATCAAGCTCTTTTCCCGTTACTTCGTAATCATCGCGCAGGGAGCGGTGGGATGCGTTCATGAGCTCGCCGAATGTATACAGGTCGTTCCTTTCAAGCGCTTCGAGCGCCTGAATCGTCCGCTCGTTTTCCGTTACAGCATGACGCGCGCGCTTACGGACGGTTTCACTGCTGATCGCTGATGCATAGCGTTCAAACGTTTCAGCTGATAGTTCGCCAAGGGACTGCGCAGGCACTTTTTCCTGCAGAATGCTCAGCGCCTCCTCGCATTCCCCGCGGCGTTCATTGTACTTTGAACCTGCGAGCTCTCTTCGTTTGTTCGTATTCATGATGACAATCACGTGGTGATCAAGTTCGATCGGTGCATAGCGGTAGTTCAGCGTCTGGCAGTCAAGCAGCATCCCGCACGCTTTTTTCCCCATGCCGATTGCAAACTGGTCCATGATGCCGCTGTTGACTCCGATATACTGATTTTCAACCACCTGGCCAAGCTTCACCATTTCAATCCGGTCGATTTTCAAATTGAACAGCGCTTCCAGCATGACGCCTGTCACCATTTCAATTGAAGCTGATGAAGAAAGCCCTGCCCCGTTCGGAATGTTTCCGTAGATTAAAAGGTCAAGCCCTTCCTCAATGACGTATCCGCGTTCCTTCAGCGCCGCTATCATGCCTTTCGGATAGTTCGCCCAGTCGTCTTCGGACCTGTAAGTTAAATCGTCAAGCGGGCACTCCACAATGCCTTTGTCAGGAAAATTTACGGAGTACATGCGAATCATCCGGTCCGGCCGCTTAGCTGCAAGGGCATACGTTCCATACGTGATCGCACATGGAAAGACGTGTCCGCCGTTGTAATCCGTATGTTCCCCGATCAGGTTAATGCGTCCCGGAGCGAAAAAACTGCGGTAGCTCCCGCTTCCGAACGTTGATTGAAATAATGTTTCCAGTTCCGCCGCATTCATTGTGTGTGTCCCCCTTTTGACCGTGCCAGAATTTTCGTCTCAAACGGCTGCAGCACTTCTCCTTCAAAGACCGCATCCTCATCATTGTGGTTCATGACGATCGCATGCTCTCCTCTGATGACGACTTCTACACCCGGGTCTGATTCGATATAGGTGATGCCGGCCCCGTTCAAAACAGATAACGCTAGCTCTCTGAGCACCTTTTCTTCTGCACCGGTTCCGACGTAATAGGCTTTTCCTTTCCCGTATCCGTTCACCGTAACAGCGGCATAGTTTTTATAAAAACGGTCGCTGTAGGTATACAGGGTTTCCGCTGCTGCCGGACGGACAAGGTCTCTCCACACGCTGCCGGATGCTTCGTTTTTGCCGTCGTTTGAAAGGATGGAGACGTGCTGGCCGCCGTGAAGCGATTCAGCCTCATCGATTTCAATTCCGAGCAGATCCTTCAGCTGATAAGGTGTCTTTTCACCGAAAGGAATATTATTGTCTTTGTTTTTCATGCCTGCACGGAAGGAGAAAATCACCGTTCCGCCGTTTTCAGCAAAAGCTTTCAGTCTTGCGGCAAGTTCGTCGTCAACCAGTGTGAGCACCGGGACGAGCACAACTTTATAGGATGAAAAATCATGGTCGTACCGCAGGACGTCAACCGGCACATTCACATCATGGAAAGGCTGGTAGAGCCTCATCAGTTCGTTTGTGAATTCAAGCTGCGAGCTCTGCTGCTGGATGCGCATTGACCAGACATTGTCAAAATCATAAAGGACGGCAACATCTGCCTGTATCGGCGCCTGGAATACCTCTTCATGCTTCCGTACTTCTTTGAATACTTCCTGCACCTCGTAGAATTTGCGGGAACGCGTGTTGTCTGCGTCAAGTATGCCGAGGCAGTACTGCTCAGCTCCCCTGTTCATGCCGCGGAAACGGAAGTAAAGCATGTTGCTGCAGCCGTGTGCAAATGCATGATAGGACCAAAGCTGAGCCTGGCCGGGTCTTGGCAGGTAGCCGATGATATCATGGCCCTGTGCGCCCATCAGCTGCTCAACGATCCAGAAGTTTTCACGCTTGATGCCGCGGACAAACCCGAGAGTAAATGACAGAAAGGCCGGTGATACCGGTTTTGTCAGTCCGCCCCATACCGGGTAATTGTCATAGGAAACGAAATCAAGTTCTCTTGAAAACTCGTTATGGTCAAACCATTTTCCGAAAAAGCCGCCCGGTAGATTCGTCGTGACTTCCTGATGCGGGCCTTTCAGTTTTTTTACGAGATTTAAGTGCATTTTCGCGAAGCTGCTGAGAGATTCGCTTCTGAATCTTGCCCAGTCAAGCATCATAGCCGGATTATGAACCGTTATGGTCGGTTTCGGGACAGGGACTTCATCAAATGCGTTGTACGTCTGCCCCCAGAAAATCGTGCCCCAGCGTTTGTTCAGCTCTTCAGCAGTTTCATATTTTTTCTCAAGAAACCGGTGAAAGGCTTCTTTGCACTCGCCGCAGTAGCACATGTCACTGCCTTCGTGGCCAAGCTCGTTATCAATCTGCCAGGCGACAATTCCGCTCTCATTCTGATAGTGTGAAACCAGTTTTCGGGCAATCGCAAGAGAGTAAGTCTGATAGGTTTTGGAATTATAGCAGTACTGTCTTCTGCCACCGAATGATTTCGGATGGCCGTGTTCATCTTCAAGTAGGATATCCGGATGCTTTTTCACAAGCCAGGCAGGAAACGTAGCCGTTGGTGTGCCGAACATAACGGCGATGCCCTCTTCTTTAAACCTTTTGATGACTCCGTCAAAAAAAGAGAAGTCGTACTTTCCTTCTTCAGGCTCCATCAAGTGCCAGGCGAACTCGCCGATGCGCACCATATTGACGCCCATTTCCTTCATTTTTTCAATATCTTCGCCGAACAGGGATGGATCCCAATGCTCTGGATAGTAATCAACGCCTAAATACATGTCTCATCCCCCATTTTTCGTAAGGTAAAATACGTGTGACTGAAAATCTCCGCCGCGTTCTGCCATCTGTTTGTTGACGCCGTTGTACTGTACAGGAAGCGGTATACCTCTTTGCATCAGCTCATCCCCGCCGTATGCGGCGCCGTCCACCTTGTACGTGCTGTCTGCTTCGAGCCCCGCAAGCTTGAGCGTCCGGATTTTTTTCGGAGTTGCTTCCGCCAGTACCTGATACCAGCCGACAAGCGCTTCAGAACGGTCTTTGGACACAATCATCCAGGCGGTTTCGTTTGATTCAAACGGACTGATCAGGCGGTGGAAATCGCCGTTTCTGACCAGTGTGCGGTGTGACTTGTATGTCTCGATTTGTTTTTTTACATCTGCCTTCTCTTCCTCTGTCATCTTGTTCGGATCAAGCTCATAGCCGAATGTACCGAAGTATGCGGCATCCCCGCGCATTTTCAGCGAGGTTTTGCGCAGCGTCTGATGGTTTGGCACGTCGGATACGTGAGAGCCGATGCTGTAGA is from Bacillus sp. FSL H8-0547 and encodes:
- the galT gene encoding UDP-glucose--hexose-1-phosphate uridylyltransferase — encoded protein: MNMSSFVNQLTEQAIQKKFITDRDRVYARNQLIGLLGIDAYEECGLPETLLTVPDLLDVLVEDAARRGVIEGTFDEKEKLSAGLMNVFLDKPSHIQQTFEEYYSLSPEIATDYFYKFSQNSNYIQTKRIAKNIHYKTPTEYGEIDITINLSKPEKDPRDIARERAVKNDAAYPKCLLCAENEGYAGRIGHPARANHRIIELSLESEKWYFQYSPYIYYNEHSIVLSGEHRDMKINGDAFRRLIAFVEQFPHYFIGSNADLPIVGGSILSHDHYQAGRYSFAMAEAPDEAVFEIPYFPDVSFARVKWPMSVLRLRSADKAALVEAAEHVLNTWKTYSNPEADILAFTGDEPHQTVTPIARMRGGEFELDLVLRNNRTSEEHPMGIFHPHADLHHIKKENIGLIEVMGLAVLPERLKNELQQIEANLLGEGSSVPEHHLEWVNQLQAKYGTFEKKTIDAVLKKEVGIKFSRVLEDAGVFKRTIEGNKHFNHFIECLKTERNDTHEHPSRNDSQASAAKH
- the galE gene encoding UDP-glucose 4-epimerase GalE, whose protein sequence is MSVLVLGGAGYIGSHAVYQLIDRGIDTVVVDNLQTGHRKAVHPEARFYEGDLRDEAFLNSVFEKEAITQVLHFAASSLVGESVEKPLEYFRNNVYGLQVLLEVMQKHGVKEIVFSSTAAVYGEPETVPITENEPANPTNPYGESKLMMEKMMRWCEEAYGIRYVSLRYFNVAGARADAEIGEDHTPETHLVPIILQVALGQREHISIYGDDYPTPDGTCIRDYVHVEDLIDAHLLALNYLSRQGESTIINLGSSRGFSVSEMIREAREVTGHPIPAAAAPRRAGDPSTLVASSEKAKAILGWEPARTNIKTILQDAWNWHQTKPHGYGEDSR
- a CDS encoding galactokinase, producing MNAAELETLFQSTFGSGSYRSFFAPGRINLIGEHTDYNGGHVFPCAITYGTYALAAKRPDRMIRMYSVNFPDKGIVECPLDDLTYRSEDDWANYPKGMIAALKERGYVIEEGLDLLIYGNIPNGAGLSSSASIEMVTGVMLEALFNLKIDRIEMVKLGQVVENQYIGVNSGIMDQFAIGMGKKACGMLLDCQTLNYRYAPIELDHHVIVIMNTNKRRELAGSKYNERRGECEEALSILQEKVPAQSLGELSAETFERYASAISSETVRKRARHAVTENERTIQALEALERNDLYTFGELMNASHRSLRDDYEVTGKELDALVEAAWKQNGVIGARMTGAGFGGCAIAIVEKTAAEDFLREVGSVYLNEIGHEASFYIASIGDGACEIELGVHI
- a CDS encoding beta-galactosidase encodes the protein MYLGVDYYPEHWDPSLFGEDIEKMKEMGVNMVRIGEFAWHLMEPEEGKYDFSFFDGVIKRFKEEGIAVMFGTPTATFPAWLVKKHPDILLEDEHGHPKSFGGRRQYCYNSKTYQTYSLAIARKLVSHYQNESGIVAWQIDNELGHEGSDMCYCGECKEAFHRFLEKKYETAEELNKRWGTIFWGQTYNAFDEVPVPKPTITVHNPAMMLDWARFRSESLSSFAKMHLNLVKKLKGPHQEVTTNLPGGFFGKWFDHNEFSRELDFVSYDNYPVWGGLTKPVSPAFLSFTLGFVRGIKRENFWIVEQLMGAQGHDIIGYLPRPGQAQLWSYHAFAHGCSNMLYFRFRGMNRGAEQYCLGILDADNTRSRKFYEVQEVFKEVRKHEEVFQAPIQADVAVLYDFDNVWSMRIQQQSSQLEFTNELMRLYQPFHDVNVPVDVLRYDHDFSSYKVVLVPVLTLVDDELAARLKAFAENGGTVIFSFRAGMKNKDNNIPFGEKTPYQLKDLLGIEIDEAESLHGGQHVSILSNDGKNEASGSVWRDLVRPAAAETLYTYSDRFYKNYAAVTVNGYGKGKAYYVGTGAEEKVLRELALSVLNGAGITYIESDPGVEVVIRGEHAIVMNHNDEDAVFEGEVLQPFETKILARSKGGHTQ